One stretch of Actinacidiphila sp. DG2A-62 DNA includes these proteins:
- a CDS encoding metal-sensitive transcriptional regulator — MTTESAGGSVAESVSGEIVEPHGPHGYSHDKESHLKRLRRIEGQLRGLQRMVEEDVYCIDILTQVSASTKGLQSFALQLLEEHLRHCVAAAAVGGGPEIDEKVAEATAAIARLLRT; from the coding sequence ATGACCACCGAGAGCGCTGGGGGAAGCGTCGCGGAAAGCGTCTCCGGGGAGATTGTGGAGCCGCACGGTCCTCATGGCTACAGCCATGACAAAGAGTCCCATCTGAAGCGGCTGCGCCGGATCGAGGGACAGCTGCGCGGCCTGCAGCGGATGGTCGAGGAGGACGTCTACTGCATCGACATCCTCACCCAGGTCTCCGCGAGCACCAAGGGGCTGCAGTCGTTCGCCCTGCAGCTGCTGGAGGAGCACCTGCGGCACTGCGTGGCCGCGGCGGCGGTCGGCGGCGGCCCGGAGATCGACGAGAAGGTCGCGGAGGCGACGGCGGCGATAGCGCGGCTGCTGCGGACCTGA
- the pstA gene encoding phosphate ABC transporter permease PstA — MTDTVMDTVPSDAPASPKLASRRLPRWSPAAIAVGAIAVGCGIGAGAGLSSHIQWGLIALILFVAGSYVITARVEGRRQAKDRVATSLVWASFILAVVPLYSLVETTISKGAGVIDGTFLTHSMNNVLTLEKGGGVYHAIIGTLEQVGIATVIAAPIGIFTAIYLVEYGKGALAKWVTFFVDVMTGIPSIVAGLFILSVWFEFLGKAPASGFAGSLALAILMVPVVVRSTEEMLKLVPNELREASLALGVPKWRTITRVVVPTAIGGITTGVMLAIARIAGESAPIALLVFGSNMINTNPFQHPQSSLPYFIYEQYGNGNDASYSRAWGAALVLIAFVMILNLIARGIARWKAPKTGR; from the coding sequence ATGACCGACACCGTGATGGACACCGTCCCCTCCGACGCCCCCGCGTCCCCGAAGCTGGCCAGCCGCCGGCTGCCCCGCTGGAGCCCCGCGGCCATAGCCGTCGGCGCGATCGCGGTCGGCTGCGGCATCGGCGCCGGCGCCGGCCTGTCCAGCCACATCCAGTGGGGCCTGATCGCGCTGATCCTCTTCGTCGCCGGGTCGTACGTGATCACCGCCCGCGTCGAGGGCCGCCGGCAGGCCAAGGACCGGGTCGCCACCAGCCTGGTGTGGGCCAGCTTCATCCTCGCCGTGGTGCCGCTGTACTCGCTGGTGGAGACCACCATCAGCAAGGGCGCCGGCGTCATCGACGGCACCTTCCTGACCCACTCCATGAACAACGTGCTGACCCTGGAGAAGGGCGGCGGCGTCTACCACGCCATCATCGGCACGCTGGAGCAGGTCGGCATCGCCACCGTCATCGCCGCCCCGATCGGCATCTTCACCGCGATCTACCTCGTGGAGTACGGCAAGGGCGCGCTGGCGAAGTGGGTCACCTTCTTCGTCGACGTGATGACCGGCATCCCCTCGATCGTGGCCGGTCTGTTCATCCTGTCGGTCTGGTTCGAGTTCCTCGGCAAGGCCCCGGCCTCCGGCTTCGCCGGCTCGCTGGCGCTGGCCATCCTGATGGTGCCGGTCGTGGTGCGCTCCACCGAGGAGATGCTCAAGCTGGTGCCGAACGAGCTGCGCGAGGCGTCGCTGGCGCTGGGCGTGCCCAAGTGGCGCACGATCACCCGGGTCGTCGTGCCGACCGCGATCGGCGGCATCACCACCGGCGTCATGCTGGCCATCGCCCGCATCGCCGGCGAGAGCGCGCCGATCGCCCTGCTGGTCTTCGGCAGCAACATGATCAACACCAACCCGTTCCAGCACCCGCAGTCCTCGCTGCCGTACTTCATCTACGAGCAGTACGGCAACGGCAACGACGCCTCGTACTCCCGCGCGTGGGGTGCGGCGCTGGTGCTGATCGCGTTCGTGATGATCCTGAACCTGATCGCCCGCGGCATCGCCCGCTGGAAGGCGCCCAAGACAGGTCGCTGA
- the mshD gene encoding mycothiol synthase has protein sequence MSDRRIEELTELTAADAAAVTDLIQAAAAADGQPAISEQGRLRLRPGSREGVRHVLLFAPGAAGDAGGRGELAGYGQIDGTDPVEAPAAEFVVHPGHRLRGHGRALGRELLAATGKRLRVWAHGGHPAARHLAVRLGLELFRELRQLRRPLDAGLTGLSEPRLPEGVTVRTFVPGQDEQAWLALNAAAFAHHPEQGSMTLRDLLDREGEPWFDPAGFFLAERGGALVGFHWTKVHQPQGLGEVYVVGVAPAEQGGGLGGALTAIGLRHLARDRGLRTAMLYVDADNVPAVTVYERLGFTTHETDLMYRTET, from the coding sequence ATGAGCGACCGGCGGATCGAGGAACTGACCGAACTGACCGCGGCCGACGCCGCCGCGGTGACCGACCTGATCCAGGCCGCCGCCGCGGCCGACGGCCAGCCCGCCATCTCCGAGCAGGGCCGGCTGCGGCTGCGCCCGGGCAGCCGCGAGGGCGTGCGGCACGTGCTGCTCTTCGCCCCCGGCGCGGCCGGGGACGCGGGAGGCCGCGGCGAGCTGGCCGGGTACGGGCAGATCGACGGCACCGACCCGGTCGAGGCGCCCGCCGCGGAGTTCGTGGTGCACCCCGGGCACCGGCTGCGCGGGCACGGGCGGGCGCTCGGCCGGGAACTGCTCGCGGCCACCGGCAAGCGGCTGCGGGTGTGGGCGCACGGCGGCCACCCGGCGGCCCGCCACCTGGCCGTACGGCTCGGCCTGGAGCTCTTCCGCGAGCTGCGGCAGCTGCGCCGCCCGCTGGACGCCGGACTCACCGGGCTGTCCGAGCCGCGGCTGCCCGAGGGGGTGACGGTGCGGACCTTCGTCCCCGGGCAGGACGAGCAGGCGTGGCTCGCGCTCAACGCGGCGGCGTTCGCGCACCACCCCGAGCAGGGCTCGATGACGCTGCGGGACCTGCTGGACCGCGAGGGCGAGCCGTGGTTCGACCCGGCGGGCTTCTTCCTCGCCGAGCGCGGCGGGGCGCTGGTCGGCTTCCATTGGACGAAGGTGCACCAGCCGCAGGGGCTGGGCGAGGTCTACGTGGTCGGCGTGGCGCCGGCGGAGCAGGGCGGCGGCCTGGGCGGCGCGCTCACCGCCATCGGGCTGCGCCACCTCGCGCGCGACCGCGGGCTGCGCACGGCGATGCTCTACGTCGACGCCGACAACGTCCCGGCGGTCACCGTCTACGAGCGGCTCGGCTTCACCACCCACGAGACCGACCTCATGTACCGCACGGAGACCTGA
- a CDS encoding NUDIX hydrolase yields MTSAHPGPGPEPHDLVRAAGTVLWRRSAAGRGVEIALVHRPRYDDWSLPKGKLKRGEDFAAAARRETWEETGMECVLGQELTTIRYRVEGRPKVVRYWAAEAVGGDFTPSREVDRIAWLPLATARLRLTHDRDRPVLDAAPPLGPEGPAA; encoded by the coding sequence GTGACCTCCGCGCACCCGGGCCCCGGACCGGAGCCGCACGACCTGGTGCGCGCGGCCGGCACCGTGCTGTGGCGCCGCTCCGCGGCCGGCCGCGGCGTCGAGATCGCCCTGGTGCACCGGCCGCGCTACGACGACTGGAGCCTTCCCAAGGGCAAGCTGAAGCGTGGCGAGGACTTCGCCGCGGCGGCGCGGCGCGAGACCTGGGAGGAGACCGGCATGGAGTGCGTGCTCGGCCAGGAGCTGACCACGATCCGCTACCGCGTCGAGGGCCGTCCCAAGGTCGTCCGCTACTGGGCCGCCGAGGCGGTCGGCGGCGACTTCACGCCCTCGCGCGAGGTGGACCGGATAGCCTGGCTGCCGCTCGCCACCGCGCGCCTGCGCCTGACCCACGACCGGGACCGCCCGGTGCTGGACGCGGCGCCGCCGCTCGGGCCCGAGGGCCCGGCCGCGTAA
- the pstS gene encoding phosphate ABC transporter substrate-binding protein PstS, which translates to MKLQRKSGLRALTVGAVAITGALVLTACGSDDNSGSDNSSSSPSAGGQSSSSSANASGISCEKGQILSSGSTAQQNAIEQWVKDYQQACPGATINYKPSSSGEGIVDFNQGTDAFAGSDSPLKPEEVASSKKVCAGGEGINIPMVGGPIAIGYNLPGVNNLVLDAPTLAKIFNNKITTWNDPAIKALNSGVNLPSTKIQSVHRQDDSGTTDNLTKYLGGAAKADWPYPHAKAWAGKGGQAAAKSSGVAALVKQTEGSIGYFELSYATSENIPTVKINTGASQPVEATTANASAGIAQAKVVGTGSDLALDLSAAYTTKADNAYPIVLVTYEIACDKGNKAGTLPLTKSFLNYIASDAGQAKLSTAGYAPLPTEIATKVRSTISTLS; encoded by the coding sequence GTGAAGCTTCAGCGTAAGAGCGGGCTGCGGGCCCTGACCGTCGGCGCGGTCGCGATTACCGGGGCGCTGGTCCTGACCGCCTGCGGTTCGGACGACAACAGCGGCAGCGACAACAGCTCTTCCAGCCCGAGCGCCGGCGGCCAGTCGAGCAGCAGCAGCGCCAACGCGTCCGGCATCTCCTGCGAGAAGGGCCAGATCCTCTCGTCCGGCTCCACCGCACAGCAGAACGCGATCGAGCAGTGGGTCAAGGACTACCAGCAGGCCTGCCCCGGCGCGACGATCAACTACAAGCCGTCGTCCTCCGGTGAGGGCATCGTCGACTTCAACCAGGGCACGGACGCCTTCGCCGGCTCCGACTCCCCGCTGAAGCCGGAGGAGGTCGCCTCCTCCAAGAAGGTCTGCGCGGGCGGCGAGGGCATCAACATCCCGATGGTCGGCGGCCCGATCGCCATCGGCTACAACCTGCCCGGCGTGAACAACCTGGTGCTGGACGCCCCGACCCTGGCGAAGATCTTCAACAACAAGATCACCACCTGGAACGACCCGGCGATCAAGGCCCTGAACTCGGGTGTGAACCTGCCGAGCACCAAGATCCAGTCGGTGCACCGCCAGGACGACTCCGGCACCACCGACAACCTCACCAAGTACCTGGGCGGCGCGGCCAAGGCCGACTGGCCGTACCCGCACGCCAAGGCGTGGGCGGGCAAGGGCGGCCAGGCCGCCGCGAAGTCCTCCGGCGTGGCCGCGCTGGTCAAGCAGACCGAGGGCTCCATCGGCTACTTCGAGCTGTCCTACGCGACCTCGGAGAACATCCCGACCGTCAAGATCAACACCGGCGCCTCCCAGCCGGTCGAGGCCACCACCGCCAACGCCTCCGCGGGCATCGCGCAGGCCAAGGTCGTCGGCACCGGCTCCGACCTGGCGCTGGACCTCAGCGCCGCGTACACCACCAAGGCGGACAACGCCTACCCGATCGTCCTGGTGACGTACGAGATCGCCTGCGACAAGGGCAACAAGGCCGGCACCCTGCCGCTGACCAAGTCCTTCCTGAACTACATCGCCAGCGACGCCGGCCAGGCGAAGCTGTCCACCGCGGGCTACGCGCCGCTGCCGACCGAGATCGCCACCAAGGTCCGCAGCACCATCAGCACGCTGTCCTGA
- a CDS encoding DUF47 domain-containing protein, translating into MRFRLTPRETSFYDMFAASADNIVTGSKLLMELLGADSATRTEIAERMRAAEHAGDDATHAIFHQLNSSFITPFDREDIYSLAGSLDDIMDFMEEAVDLVVLYNIEELPKGVEQQIEVLARAAELTAEAMPNLRTMANLTEYWIEVNRLENQADQIHRKLLAHLFNGKYDAIEVLKLKQIVDVLEEAADAFEHVANTVETIAVKES; encoded by the coding sequence GTGCGCTTTCGTCTGACCCCCAGGGAGACGAGCTTCTACGACATGTTCGCCGCATCCGCGGACAACATCGTCACCGGTTCAAAGCTCCTCATGGAACTCCTCGGAGCCGATTCGGCCACCAGGACGGAGATCGCCGAGCGGATGCGGGCGGCCGAGCACGCCGGCGACGACGCGACGCACGCGATCTTCCACCAGCTCAACTCCTCCTTCATCACGCCCTTCGACCGCGAGGACATCTACTCCCTCGCCGGCTCGCTCGACGACATCATGGACTTCATGGAGGAGGCCGTCGACCTGGTCGTCCTGTACAACATCGAGGAGCTGCCCAAGGGCGTCGAGCAGCAGATCGAGGTGCTGGCCAGGGCCGCGGAGCTGACCGCGGAGGCGATGCCCAACCTGCGCACGATGGCGAACCTCACCGAGTACTGGATCGAGGTCAACCGGCTGGAGAACCAGGCCGACCAGATCCACCGCAAGCTCCTCGCGCACCTGTTCAACGGCAAGTACGACGCCATCGAGGTGCTCAAGCTCAAGCAGATCGTGGACGTCCTGGAAGAGGCCGCCGACGCGTTCGAGCACGTCGCCAACACGGTGGAGACCATCGCGGTCAAGGAGTCCTGA
- a CDS encoding CHAD domain-containing protein has protein sequence MADDGPPPGLLRPPHPDPGAAPGAHGTGGTGATGGTGATGDTGATGDRSGGAGDAGRAPGGADPGSGAAGDVLGAYLRGQATAFLRALGLRAEADGQAEPQLARSARRLSGALRTYAPLVDEAWAEPLRTELGWLAATLGREPEYTGRLDRLLEALRRLSAADEPPALGAARAAALLERQLTLARTRAHSATLQAMGSSRFHALADAVAVLASEVPLAPAAARPAADALPPLAAAAHARLADAAAALPLHRAGHPYNAEAVQAALGADLAADLQDAPWHQVRVLLRLARYAAEVPGAATGDASRLAEASALLSRHYEAAECASAVAAAARTPRIAPATAYALGVLHADQRHEVEAARFAFSRLWQPLPEAGERAEDDRAEDDPAEGGRPEAGDRAQAAVRRGSAAGPAPQPAVPGARAR, from the coding sequence ATGGCCGACGACGGCCCGCCGCCGGGCCTCCTCCGCCCGCCGCACCCCGACCCGGGCGCGGCCCCGGGCGCCCACGGCACGGGCGGCACCGGGGCTACGGGCGGCACCGGGGCTACGGGCGACACGGGGGCTACGGGCGACAGGAGCGGTGGCGCGGGCGACGCGGGCCGCGCCCCCGGCGGCGCGGACCCGGGCTCCGGGGCGGCCGGCGACGTGCTCGGCGCGTACCTGCGCGGCCAGGCCACCGCCTTCCTGCGGGCCCTGGGCCTGCGCGCCGAGGCCGACGGCCAGGCGGAGCCGCAGCTGGCCCGGAGCGCCCGGCGGCTGTCCGGGGCGCTGCGCACGTACGCGCCGCTGGTGGACGAGGCGTGGGCCGAGCCGCTGCGCACCGAGCTGGGCTGGCTGGCCGCGACGCTGGGCCGCGAGCCGGAGTACACCGGCCGGCTCGACCGGCTGCTGGAGGCGCTGCGCCGGCTGTCCGCGGCCGACGAGCCGCCGGCGCTGGGCGCGGCGCGGGCCGCCGCGCTGCTGGAGCGGCAGCTCACCTTGGCCCGGACCCGCGCGCACTCCGCGACGCTGCAGGCGATGGGCTCCTCCCGCTTCCACGCGCTGGCCGACGCCGTCGCGGTGCTCGCCTCCGAGGTGCCGCTGGCGCCGGCCGCCGCGCGGCCCGCCGCCGACGCGCTGCCGCCGCTGGCCGCCGCGGCGCACGCCCGGCTCGCCGACGCCGCCGCCGCGCTGCCGCTGCACCGCGCCGGGCACCCGTACAACGCCGAGGCGGTGCAGGCCGCGCTCGGCGCGGACCTGGCCGCCGACCTCCAGGACGCGCCCTGGCACCAGGTGCGGGTGCTGCTGCGGCTGGCCCGCTACGCCGCCGAGGTGCCGGGCGCGGCAACTGGTGACGCGTCGCGCCTGGCCGAGGCGTCGGCGCTGCTGTCGCGGCACTACGAGGCGGCCGAGTGCGCCTCGGCGGTGGCCGCCGCGGCGCGCACCCCGCGGATCGCCCCGGCGACCGCGTACGCGCTGGGGGTGCTCCACGCCGACCAGCGGCACGAGGTGGAGGCCGCGCGCTTCGCCTTCTCCCGGCTGTGGCAGCCGCTCCCGGAGGCCGGCGAGCGTGCCGAGGACGACCGCGCCGAGGACGACCCCGCCGAGGGCGGCCGGCCCGAGGCGGGCGACCGGGCCCAGGCGGCCGTCCGCCGAGGGAGCGCGGCCGGACCCGCGCCGCAGCCCGCCGTGCCGGGGGCCAGGGCCCGGTGA
- the pstB gene encoding phosphate ABC transporter ATP-binding protein PstB, translating into MAKRIDVSGLSAFYGNHRAIDDISMTVEPRSVTAFIGPSGCGKSTFLRTLNRMHEVTPGGRVEGKVMLDDENLYGAGVDPVTVRRTVGMVFQRPNPFPTMSIYDNVAAGLRLNGTRKKSELDAIVEKSLKGANLWNEVKDRLNKPGSGLSGGQQQRLCIARAIAVEPQVLLMDEPCSALDPISTLAIEDLIGELKTRFTIVIVTHNMQQAARVSDRTAFFNLAGVGQPGKLIEIDDTERIFANPSVQATEDYISGRFG; encoded by the coding sequence ATGGCCAAGCGCATCGACGTCAGCGGCCTCTCCGCCTTCTACGGCAACCACCGTGCCATCGACGACATCTCGATGACCGTCGAGCCCCGCTCCGTGACCGCCTTCATCGGCCCGTCCGGCTGCGGCAAGTCCACCTTCCTGCGCACCCTGAACCGCATGCACGAGGTCACCCCCGGCGGCCGTGTCGAGGGCAAGGTGATGCTGGACGACGAGAACCTCTACGGCGCCGGCGTCGACCCGGTCACCGTGCGCCGCACCGTCGGCATGGTGTTCCAGCGCCCCAACCCGTTCCCCACCATGTCGATCTACGACAACGTGGCGGCCGGGCTGCGGCTGAACGGCACCCGCAAGAAGAGCGAGCTGGACGCCATCGTGGAGAAGTCGCTCAAGGGCGCCAACCTCTGGAACGAGGTCAAGGACCGGCTGAACAAGCCCGGTTCCGGCCTGTCCGGCGGCCAGCAGCAGCGGCTGTGCATCGCCCGCGCGATCGCGGTCGAGCCGCAGGTGCTGCTGATGGACGAGCCCTGCTCGGCGCTCGACCCGATCTCCACCCTCGCCATCGAGGACCTGATCGGCGAGCTGAAGACCCGCTTCACCATCGTCATCGTGACGCACAACATGCAGCAGGCGGCCCGCGTGTCGGACCGCACCGCCTTCTTCAACCTGGCGGGCGTGGGCCAGCCCGGCAAGCTGATCGAGATCGACGACACCGAGCGGATCTTCGCCAACCCGTCCGTGCAGGCCACCGAGGACTACATCTCCGGCCGCTTCGGGTGA
- a CDS encoding MFS transporter: MLRWVMLALGTAAQTAACAFVYGVPYLADELRGREALSLTQVGLLVACPTTGLVLALYLWGAAADRWGERVVIALGLGAAAAALAAAAWWAHGMAALGLLLVLAGAAGASVYSASGRLVMGWFSARERGLAMGIRQTSTPLGMGVAALAMPPLAAHHGLGGAFGFLAVVCAVIAALIALFAADPARPPARGAEPAPNPYRGSTVLWRIHGSAALLVVPQFTAGAFALVLLTDVRHWSPVHAGQLIAVAQGLGALSRIAVGRWSDRVGHRLRPMRQLAAATAVLVAATALTTAFPSPLTAVFLVAAIALTSSTNGLSFTSTAEHAGPAWSGRALGVHNTGQNLTAALVPPAMAAVISATAYWPGFALAAATACVSAALIPVTPPAAPAQAAAAGAGPGRTISA; encoded by the coding sequence GTGCTGCGTTGGGTGATGCTGGCGTTGGGGACCGCGGCGCAGACCGCGGCGTGCGCGTTCGTCTACGGGGTGCCGTACCTCGCCGACGAGCTGCGCGGCAGGGAGGCGCTGTCGCTCACGCAGGTGGGCCTGCTGGTGGCCTGCCCGACCACCGGTCTGGTGCTCGCGCTCTACCTGTGGGGGGCCGCCGCCGACCGGTGGGGCGAGCGGGTGGTCATCGCGCTGGGCCTGGGCGCCGCGGCGGCGGCGCTGGCCGCGGCGGCCTGGTGGGCGCACGGCATGGCCGCGCTCGGCCTGCTGCTGGTGCTCGCCGGGGCCGCGGGCGCGTCGGTGTACTCGGCCAGCGGACGGCTGGTAATGGGCTGGTTCTCCGCCCGCGAGCGCGGCCTGGCGATGGGCATCCGGCAGACGTCGACGCCGCTGGGCATGGGCGTGGCCGCGCTGGCCATGCCGCCGCTGGCCGCGCACCACGGCCTGGGCGGCGCGTTCGGCTTCCTGGCCGTGGTGTGCGCGGTGATCGCCGCGCTGATCGCGCTGTTCGCCGCCGATCCCGCCAGGCCGCCGGCCCGCGGCGCGGAGCCGGCCCCGAACCCGTACCGCGGGTCGACGGTGCTGTGGCGCATCCACGGCTCGGCCGCGCTGCTGGTGGTCCCGCAGTTCACCGCGGGGGCCTTCGCGCTGGTGCTGCTGACCGACGTACGGCACTGGTCGCCGGTGCACGCCGGGCAGCTCATCGCGGTCGCGCAGGGACTCGGCGCGCTGTCGCGGATCGCGGTCGGCCGCTGGTCGGACCGGGTCGGCCACCGGCTGCGGCCGATGCGGCAGCTCGCCGCCGCCACCGCCGTCCTGGTCGCGGCGACGGCGCTGACCACCGCGTTCCCCTCGCCGTTGACGGCGGTCTTCCTGGTCGCCGCGATCGCGCTGACCTCCAGCACCAACGGCCTGTCCTTCACCTCCACCGCCGAGCACGCCGGGCCCGCCTGGTCCGGCCGGGCGCTCGGCGTCCACAACACCGGGCAGAACCTCACCGCCGCGCTGGTGCCGCCGGCGATGGCCGCGGTGATCTCGGCGACCGCATACTGGCCGGGCTTCGCCCTGGCCGCGGCGACGGCGTGCGTGTCGGCCGCGCTCATCCCGGTGACACCGCCCGCGGCCCCGGCTCAGGCCGCCGCCGCGGGCGCGGGGCCGGGCCGTACGATCTCGGCATGA
- a CDS encoding inorganic phosphate transporter: MDTFALVVTVAVALFFTYTNGFHDSANAIATSVSTRALTPRAALAMAAVMNLLGAFLGSGVAKTVSKGLIATPHGRQGMGILFAGLAGAVVWNLITWYFGLPSSSTHALFGGLVGAALAGGTTVHWNGVVDKVIVPMFLSPVVGIVVGYLIMLAILWFFRRSNPHKAKRGFRIAQTISAAAMALGHGLQDAQKTMGVVVLALVIHDPSRGFGIPVWVKIVCAVMMSLGTYAGGWRIMRTLGRRIIELDPPQGFAAETTSAGILYATSYLFKVPVSTTHVITSAIMGVGATKRVKAVRWGVAKNIVAGWFITMPAAGVVGAVCYWIVKLCFG, from the coding sequence GTGGACACCTTCGCCCTGGTGGTGACCGTCGCGGTCGCCCTCTTCTTCACCTACACCAACGGATTCCACGACTCCGCGAACGCCATCGCCACCTCGGTGTCCACCCGGGCGCTCACGCCCAGGGCGGCGCTGGCCATGGCCGCGGTGATGAACCTGCTCGGCGCGTTCCTCGGCAGCGGCGTCGCCAAGACCGTCAGCAAGGGGCTGATCGCCACCCCGCACGGCCGGCAGGGCATGGGCATCCTCTTCGCGGGGCTGGCCGGCGCGGTGGTCTGGAACCTGATCACCTGGTACTTCGGGCTGCCCTCCAGCTCCACCCACGCGCTGTTCGGCGGGCTGGTCGGCGCGGCGCTGGCCGGCGGCACGACGGTGCACTGGAACGGCGTGGTGGACAAGGTCATCGTGCCGATGTTCCTGTCGCCGGTGGTCGGCATCGTGGTCGGCTATCTGATCATGCTGGCGATCCTGTGGTTCTTCCGCCGCTCCAACCCGCACAAGGCCAAGCGCGGCTTCCGGATCGCGCAGACCATCTCGGCCGCCGCGATGGCCCTCGGGCACGGCCTGCAGGACGCGCAGAAGACCATGGGCGTGGTGGTGCTCGCGCTGGTCATCCACGACCCGTCGCGCGGCTTCGGCATCCCGGTGTGGGTCAAGATCGTCTGCGCGGTGATGATGTCGCTGGGCACCTACGCGGGCGGCTGGCGGATCATGCGCACCCTGGGCCGGCGGATCATCGAGCTGGACCCGCCGCAGGGCTTCGCCGCCGAGACGACCTCGGCGGGCATCCTCTACGCCACCTCGTACCTGTTCAAGGTGCCGGTCTCCACCACCCATGTGATCACCTCCGCGATCATGGGCGTCGGCGCGACCAAGCGGGTCAAGGCGGTGCGCTGGGGCGTCGCCAAGAACATCGTGGCCGGCTGGTTCATCACGATGCCGGCGGCCGGCGTGGTCGGCGCCGTCTGCTACTGGATCGTCAAGCTCTGCTTCGGCTGA
- the pstC gene encoding phosphate ABC transporter permease subunit PstC produces MTTTAPPPDTRVPSRKAGTVTRPGDRIFSGLSRGSGILLLVVMAAIAVFLTVRAVQAISKDHTNFLTTFEWTPSLNPPTFGIAVLAYGTVVSAIIAMIIAVPIAIGIALFITHYAPRRLGGPIAYVIDLLAAVPSIIYGLWGALFLVPHLRGLNLWLTKYLGWTVVFHKADPNSAARSLFTVGILLAIMILPIITNVSREVISQVPKMHQEAALALGATRWEVIRLSVLPFARSGIISASMLGLGRALGETMAVATVLSASPQLSAHILDPQGGTFSQNIVAKFGEADEFGRDALIASGLVLFVITLLVNGAARMIIARRKEYSGANA; encoded by the coding sequence ATGACAACCACCGCTCCGCCCCCCGACACCCGGGTGCCGTCGCGCAAGGCCGGCACCGTGACCCGCCCCGGCGACCGGATCTTCTCCGGCCTGTCCCGCGGCTCGGGCATCCTGCTGCTCGTGGTGATGGCCGCCATCGCGGTCTTCCTCACCGTCCGCGCGGTCCAAGCGATCTCCAAGGACCACACCAACTTCCTGACCACCTTCGAGTGGACGCCGAGCCTGAACCCGCCGACCTTCGGCATCGCGGTCCTGGCCTACGGCACCGTGGTCAGCGCGATCATCGCGATGATCATCGCGGTCCCGATCGCGATAGGCATCGCGCTGTTCATCACCCACTACGCGCCGCGCCGGCTCGGCGGCCCGATCGCGTACGTGATCGACCTGCTCGCCGCCGTCCCCAGCATCATCTACGGCCTGTGGGGCGCGCTCTTCCTGGTCCCGCACCTGCGCGGGCTCAACCTGTGGCTGACGAAGTACCTCGGCTGGACCGTCGTCTTCCACAAGGCCGACCCCAACTCCGCGGCCCGCTCGCTGTTCACCGTGGGCATCCTGCTGGCGATCATGATCCTGCCGATCATCACCAACGTCAGCCGCGAGGTCATCAGCCAGGTGCCGAAGATGCACCAGGAGGCGGCGCTGGCGCTCGGCGCCACCCGCTGGGAGGTCATCCGGCTGTCGGTGCTGCCCTTCGCCCGCTCCGGCATCATCAGCGCCTCCATGCTGGGCCTGGGCCGCGCGCTCGGCGAGACGATGGCGGTGGCCACCGTGCTGTCCGCCTCGCCGCAGCTGTCCGCGCACATCCTGGACCCGCAGGGCGGCACCTTCTCGCAGAACATCGTCGCCAAGTTCGGCGAGGCCGACGAGTTCGGCCGGGACGCGCTGATCGCCTCCGGCCTGGTGCTGTTCGTCATCACCCTGCTGGTGAACGGCGCGGCCCGGATGATCATCGCCCGCCGCAAGGAGTACTCGGGGGCCAACGCATGA